The Myxocyprinus asiaticus isolate MX2 ecotype Aquarium Trade chromosome 39, UBuf_Myxa_2, whole genome shotgun sequence genome window below encodes:
- the LOC127430206 gene encoding P2Y purinoceptor 14-like translates to MEVNITNSTEGFCGLSEMPARPFFICVYTLIFLASLVLNSISLHVYFCKSTSQSSITIYLKNLAVADLFVCLCLILRIVKYSYSSVEIQRIYCNFGAPASYLNMYCSILFMGYIAVNRYLRIVKPLETNTLQTVHSSRYICMVTWAVLLCTFCVYIVVFISSHSANKENSAHSGFDCDIFHSNFLKQIYMAMQIASFFMFLSVLVSLILLYWWIIQRLQHAQRTMTAQPGSTKLNKSKRNMLVLVIIFCVCFVPYHLVRLTYTFIKPLLHDCISAQVFYILKEMTVLLAVLNASLDPIIYFVFCKTFRAQLKLHKRFR, encoded by the exons ATGGAAGTGAACATCACTAATTCAACTGAAGGATTTTGTGGCTTGTCTGAAATGCCAGCACGTCCATTCTTCATATGTGTATACACACTCATCTTTCTGGCAAGTCTGGTGCTAAATAGCATTTCATTACATGTGTATTTTTGTAAATCTACTAGTCAGTCCAGCATCACAATCTATCTCAAGAACCTGGCTGTCGCCGACTTGTTTGTCTGCCTGTGCTTGATTTTACGCATAGTTAAATATTCCTACAGTTCAGTGGAAATTCAACGTATCTACTGTAACTTTGGTGCCCCAGCTTCCTACCTTAACATGTACTGCAGTATTCTCTTCATGGGCTACATTGCTGTAAACAG GTACTTGAGGATTGTAAAGCCACTGGAAACTAATACCTTGCAAACAGTCCACTCGAGCCGCTACATCTGCATGGTGACCTGGGCTGTCTTACTTTGCACTTTTTGTGTCTACATCGTTGTTTTTATCAGTTCCCACAGTGCTAATAAGGAAAACTCTGCCCACAGTGGTTTCGATTGTGACATCTTCCACAGCAACTTCCTAAAACAGATCTATATGGCCATGCagattgcttctttttttatgtttctgtCTGTGCTTGTGTCCCTGATTCTGCTTTATTGGTGGATTATACAGAGGCTTCAACATGCTCAGCGCACTATGACAGCACAGCCTGGCAGCACCAAGCTAAACAAGTCTAAGCGTAACATGCTAGTGCTAGTGATCATTTTCTGTGTGTGCTTTGTGCCTTATCACCTGGTGAGACTGACTTACACATTCATCAAACCCTTGCTGCATGACTGTATATCTGCACAGGTATTCTACATCCTGAAAGAGATGACTGTGCTGCTTGCAGTACTAAATGCCTCCTTGGATCCAATTATTTACTTTGTCTTTTGCAAGACCTTCAGGGCCCAACTTAAACTTCATAAGAGATTTCGCTAA